The Faecalibacterium sp. I3-3-89 sequence TGTAGCCCAGATCGTAGTAGCTGATGGACAGGGTCGCCACGCCGCAGCCGGCGCAGATGCCCTCCTCACCGGCGAAGACGGGCTTCTTGGCGGGGCGGCAGATGCCGTCCACGATGCCGGTGTTGGCGGCGACGGTGTTGTCGGTGGGGACATACAGGGCGTCGTTCTCGTCAGCGGCCTTCTGGCAGACGGAGGACAGGTCGTTGGAGTCGGAGAAGGCGTACTGGGTCGCGGTGACGCCCTTGGCCTCCAGATACTTCTGGACCTCATCCACCTGATACTGGCTGTTGGCCTCTGCGGAGCAGTACAGCAGGCCCACCTTCTTGGCCTCGGGCATCCACTCCACGATCATATCGGCCTGCTGATCCAGCGGGGCGAGGTCGGAGGTGCCGGAGATGTTGCCGCCCACCGTGCCGGAGAAGTCGCTCAGGCCCAGCGCCACGCCATACTCAGTGACGGAGGTGCCCAGCACGGGGATCTCGTTGGTGGCAGACTGTGCCGCCTGCAGGGCGGGGGTGGCGTTTGCCATGATGAGGTCCACGCCTGCGGAGACGAAGCCGTTGGCGATGGTGGCGCAGGTAGCGGAATCACCCTGTGCGTTCTGGAAGTCGAACTTCACATTGTCGCCGAACTCTGCGGTCAGAGCGTCCTCAAAGCCCTGCGTTGCAGCGTCCAGC is a genomic window containing:
- a CDS encoding ABC transporter substrate-binding protein: MRKITRRSFLAAAAVCGAAAALTACGGSSASSAAASSVASSAAAGSAAASGDSYTVGICQLVQHAALDAATQGFEDALTAEFGDNVKFDFQNAQGDSATCATIANGFVSAGVDLIMANATPALQAAQSATNEIPVLGTSVTEYGVALGLSDFSGTVGGNISGTSDLAPLDQQADMIVEWMPEAKKVGLLYCSAEANSQYQVDEVQKYLEAKGVTATQYAFSDSNDLSSVCQKAADENDALYVPTDNTVAANTGIVDGICRPAKKPVFAGEEGICAGCGVATLSISYYDLGYTTGEMAVKILKGEADISTMPIEYTDVTKKYNKAVCDDLGLTAPEGYEAIEG